A genomic window from Vitis riparia cultivar Riparia Gloire de Montpellier isolate 1030 chromosome 16, EGFV_Vit.rip_1.0, whole genome shotgun sequence includes:
- the LOC117933491 gene encoding receptor-like protein EIX1, with protein MMGRFSVSSLVLAILCLVAREFVCKGETQLVICLEYDREALVDLKRGLKDPEDRLSSWSGSNCCQWRGIACENSTGAVIGIDLHNPYPLSFADSTSRYGYWNLSGDIRPSLLKLKSLRHLDLSFNTFQSIPVPKFFGSLKNLQYLNLSNAGFSGAIPSNLGNLSNLQYLDVSSGSLTADDLEWMAGLGSLKHLEMNQVDLSMIGSNWLQILNKLPFLTDLHLSGCGLSGSISSLDYVNFTSLAVIAIGGNNFNSKFPEWLVNSSSLVSIDISSSSLYGRIPLGLSQLPNLKYLDLSMNNDLTASCFQLFRGNWQKIEFLELGSNKLHGKLPASIGNMTFLTHLGLFENNVEGGIPGSIGKLCNLMYLDISGNNLTGSLPEILEGTENCPSKRPLPGLMYLRLSNNRLASKLPEWLGQLENLLELSLDYNLLQGPIPASVGTLQHLEMFGLGGNELSGTLPESLGQLHELDTFDVSFNHMEGAVSEAHFSKLSKLKILHLASNSFTLNVSSNWVPPFQVRYLDMGSCHLGPTFPVWLKSQKEVMYLDFSNASISGPLPNWFWDISSNLSLLNVSLNQLQGQLPDPLDVASFADIDFSFNLFEGPIPLPTVEIELLDLTNNYFSGPIPLKIAESMPNLIFLSLSANQLTGEIPASIGDMLFLQVIDLSNNNLEGSIPSTIGNCSYLKVLDLGNNNLTGLIPGALGQLEQLQSLHLNNNSLSGMIPPTFQNLSSLETLDLGNNRLSGNIPPWFGDGFVGLRILNLRSNAFSGGLPSKLSNLNSLQVLVLAENNFTGSIPSSFGNFKAMAQQQKVNQYLLYGTYRGRYYEESLLVNMKGQSLKYTKTLSLVTSMDLSGNSLYGTIPGEITNLFGLIVLNLSRNYMSGQIPEGISKLRELLSFDLSNNMLSGAIPPSMSSLTFLASLNLSNNNFSGEIPTGGQWDTLPESSFAGNPGLCGAPLLVKCQDANSDKGGPVEDEENGNGFIDGWFYLSMGLGFAVGILVPFLIFAIKKPWGDAYFLFVDKIVDRSLWVKRKSRH; from the coding sequence ATGATGGGGAGATTTTCGGTTTCTAGTTTGGTTTTAGCAATTCTCTGTTTAGTGGCAAGAGAATTTGTTTGCAAAGGTGAAACTCAGTTGGTAATTTGTCTAGAGTATGATCGAGAGGCTCTTGTCGATCTCAAAAGGGGTCTCAAAGATCCCGAGGACCGGCTTTCATCATGGAGTGGGAGCAATTGCTGCCAATGGCGAGGAATCGCTTGTGAAAATAGTACTGGAGCTGTTATTGGAATTGATCTGCACAACCCATATCCATTGAGTTTTGCTGATTCCACTAGCAGGTACGGATATTGGAACTTGAGTGGAGATATTAGACCTTCTTTATTAAAACTCAAGTCCTTGAGACATTTAGATTTGAGCTTCAACACATTTCAAAGCATCCCAGTTCCAAAATTCTTTGGATCATTGAAGAATTTGCAGTATCTGAACCTATCCAATGCTGGGTTTAGTGGTGCAATTCCTTCAAATTTGGGAAATCTCTCTAACTTACAGTATCTTGATGTTTCTTCTGGAAGTTTAACCGCTGATGATCTTGAATGGATGGCTGGCCTTGGTTCCTTGAAGCATCTTGAGATGAACCAAGTTGACCTTTCAATGATAGGGTCAAACTGGCTTCAGATATTAAACAAGCTTCCCTTCTTAACTGATCTGCATCTATCAGGATGTGGTCTATCTGGTTCCATTTCATCTCTTGACTATGTTAACTTTACATCACTTGCTGTTATAGCCATTGGTGGTAACAACTTTAACTCAAAGTTCCCTGAGTGGCTTGTGAACAGTAGTAGCCTTGTATCCATCGATATAAGCAGCAGCAGCTTATATGGAAGGATTCCTCTTGGTCTCAGTCAGCTACCTAATTTGAAGTACTTGGATCTTTCCATGAACAATGATCTTACAGCTAGTTGTTTTCAGCTGTTCAGAGGAAACTGGCAAAAAATAGAGTTTCTCGAGTTGGGTTCAAATAAATTACATGGGAAACTTCCTGCTTCCATAGGAAACATGACATTCCTTACTCATCTTGGTCTGTTCGAAAATAATGTTGAAGGAGGGATTCCAGGCTCCATTGGAAAACTTTGCAATCTGATGTATTTAGATATCTCGGGAAATAACTTGACAGGAAGTTTACCGGAGATTTTGGAAGGAACTGAAAACTGTCCTTCTAAGAGACCTTTGCCTGGTCTGATGTATTTGAGATTGAGCAATAACAGATTAGCCAGTAAATTGCCAGAATGGTTGGGTCAGCTTGAAAATCTGTTGGAACTCAGTCTCGACTACAACTTACTTCAAGGTCCCATCCCTGCTTCTGTGGGGACATTGCAACATCTAGAAATGTTTGGACTTGGAGGGAATGAACTAAGTGGAACTCTTCCAGAAAGTTTGGGGCAGCTCCATGAACTGGATACCTTTGATGTGTCGTTTAATCATATGGAAGGAGCTGTCTCGGAAGcccatttttcaaaactcaGTAAGCTGAAGATTTTGCACTTGGCCTCCAATTCTTTTACTTTGAATGTCAGTTCCAATTGGGTTCCTCCTTTCCAGGTCCGGTATCTTGATATGGGATCATGCCATTTAGGTCCTACATTTCCAGTTTGGTTAAAGTCTCAGAAGGAGGTCATGTATCTTGATTTCTCAAATGCTAGCATTTCAGGTCCCCTACCAAACTGGTTTTGGGATATTTCTTCTAATCTGTCACTGTTAAATGTTTCTCTCAATCAGTTGCAGGGCCAGCTACCAGATCCATTAGATGTTGCCTCTTTTGCTGATATTGATTTCAGCTTCAACCTCTTTGAAGGACCTATTCCCCTTCCAACAGTTGAGATCGAGTTACTAGATCTAACCAACAATTATTTCTCGGGTCCTATCCCCTTGAAAATTGCTGAATCCATGCCAAACTTGATCTTCCTTTCTCTTTCAGCTAACCAGCTAACTGGAGAAATCCCAGCCTCTATAGGAGATATGTTGTTTCTTCAAGTCATTGATCTTTCAAacaacaatttggaaggaagCATCCCTTCAACAATAGGGAATTGCTCTTACCTAAAGGTTCTAGACCTTGGAAACAACAACTTGACAGGTTTGATTCCTGGAGCTTTGGGTCAGTTGGAACAACTTCAATCACTACACCTGAACAATAACAGTCTTTCAGGAATGATCCCCCCGACCTTCCAAAATTTATCaagtttggaaactttggatcTCGGAAACAACAGATTATCAGGAAACATTCCACCATGGTTTGGAGATGGTTTTGTGGGACTTAGAATTCTTAACTTGAGGTCCAATGCATTTTCTGGAGGGCTTCCCTCCAagctttcaaatttaaattcacTGCAAGTCTTGGTCCttgctgaaaacaattttacTGGCAGCATTCCATCTAGTTTTGGTAACTTTAAAGCCATGGCTCAGCAGCAAAAAGTAAACCAGTATCTACTGTATGGGACATACAGAGGTCGATACTATGAGGAGAGCTTGCTCGTGAATATGAAAGGCCAATCTCTAAAATATACCAAGACTCTTTCCCTGGTTACTAGCATGGATCTTTCGGGCAACAGTTTATATGGTACAATTCCTGGGGAGATAACGAATTTGTTTGGCTTGATAGTCCTGAATCTGTCAAGAAACTACATGAGTGGCCAAATTCCAGAAGGCATTTCGAAGTTACGTGAGTTGTTATCTTTTGATCTTTCAAATAATATGCTCTCAGGTGCTATTCCTCCAAGCATGTCTTCATTAACATTTTTGGCTTCTCTAAATCTGTCAAATAATAACTTCTCGGGTGAAATCCCTACTGGGGGACAATGGGATACTCTCCCTGAGTCATCTTTTGCTGGAAATCCAGGTCTCTGTGGAGCTCCACTCCTTGTAAAATGCCAAGATGCGAATTCAGACAAAGGAGGCCcagttgaagatgaagaaaatggCAATGGTTTTATTGATGGGTGGTTTTATTTGAGCATGGGACTGGGATTTGCAGTTGGTATTTTAgttccttttcttatttttgctATAAAGAAACCTTGGGGTGATGCCTACTTCCTTTTTGTAGACAAAATTGTCGATAGATCATTGTGGGTGAAAAGAAAGAGTAGACATTGA